Proteins encoded by one window of Sulfurospirillum barnesii SES-3:
- a CDS encoding IS256 family transposase, whose amino-acid sequence MEFQIDTEAILQHIREGKALGGKDGALAPLIKQLTEAALQAEIESHLTQDLQKNRKNGFSSKTMKSEVGNFELDVPRDRTGRFEPQIVKKNQTHMSDQIEQKILSLYALGNSYSQIVDLIEEIYGVGFSKATISAVTDKILPMLQEWRVRPLEELYPFIFLDAIHYKVKDEGKYISKAFYTVLGVKTDGKKEILGLYLGESEGAKFWLQVLTDLQNRGVKDILIASVDGLKGFPEAINSVFPNTEVQLCIVHQIRNSLRFIGSINQKQFASELKAVYQAFSKEEAENELDKLEEKWGKKYPIVFQSWRNKWDNLSLYFQYPEDIRRVIYTTNIIESVHRQFRTLTKTKGAFPNDDSLLKLLFMGIKNAEKKWTMPIRNWSLTLSQLSIYFEGRLNKALNL is encoded by the coding sequence ATGGAATTTCAGATAGACACAGAGGCAATATTACAGCACATACGTGAGGGCAAAGCCCTTGGAGGGAAAGATGGAGCACTGGCTCCTCTTATTAAACAACTAACAGAAGCAGCACTTCAAGCAGAGATAGAATCGCACCTTACCCAAGATTTGCAAAAGAATCGTAAAAATGGATTTAGCTCTAAAACAATGAAGAGTGAAGTAGGTAACTTCGAACTCGATGTTCCAAGAGATCGAACTGGTAGATTCGAGCCTCAAATCGTGAAGAAAAATCAAACCCATATGTCGGATCAAATAGAGCAAAAGATACTCTCACTCTATGCCCTTGGCAACAGTTATAGCCAAATAGTTGACCTTATTGAAGAAATATACGGTGTAGGCTTCTCTAAAGCCACCATAAGCGCCGTAACCGATAAAATCCTACCCATGTTACAAGAGTGGCGCGTTCGCCCCTTGGAAGAGCTGTATCCCTTTATATTCTTAGATGCCATTCACTATAAAGTGAAAGATGAAGGCAAATATATTTCCAAAGCATTTTATACCGTGCTTGGTGTTAAAACCGATGGTAAAAAAGAGATATTAGGTCTTTATTTAGGTGAAAGTGAAGGAGCAAAGTTCTGGTTACAAGTGCTCACAGATCTGCAAAACCGTGGAGTGAAAGATATATTGATTGCCTCAGTCGATGGACTTAAAGGATTTCCTGAAGCGATTAACTCAGTATTTCCCAATACAGAAGTTCAGCTGTGTATCGTCCATCAAATACGCAATTCCCTCAGGTTTATAGGCTCAATCAATCAAAAGCAATTTGCTAGTGAACTTAAAGCAGTCTATCAAGCATTTTCCAAAGAAGAAGCTGAAAATGAACTGGATAAACTGGAAGAAAAATGGGGTAAAAAATACCCTATTGTTTTTCAATCATGGCGCAACAAATGGGATAACCTCTCACTGTATTTTCAGTACCCTGAAGATATTAGACGTGTTATTTATACCACCAATATTATTGAATCCGTTCATCGCCAGTTTAGAACATTGACAAAGACTAAAGGGGCTTTTCCAAATGATGATAGCTTACTCAAACTTCTTTTTATGGGTATTAAAAATGCAGAAAAAAAATGGACAATGCCTATACGAAATTGGAGTCTAACCCTCTCACAACTCTCAATTTATTTCGAGGGTAGACTCAACAAGGCTTTAAATTTATGA
- a CDS encoding AAA family ATPase → MSSGEQKRLALYIEIIDSYFFSESKILLLDEPDTFLHPQWNKIFINDLLKSLPVSSVNKHLVITSHSPFILSDLPKGNVVFLQKDNNGNCKNVTEETNIETFGANIHTLLSHGFFMKDGLMGEFAKEKINKAIKYLNQKELTKEEIDYCENIISIIGEPILKRQLQKILDSKRLAKIDKIDSIQKQIKVLEEELKKVKK, encoded by the coding sequence TTGTCTAGTGGTGAACAAAAAAGATTAGCTTTGTACATCGAAATTATTGATTCATATTTTTTTAGTGAAAGTAAAATTTTGTTATTAGACGAACCAGATACTTTTCTTCATCCTCAATGGAATAAAATTTTTATTAATGATTTATTGAAATCTTTACCTGTAAGTAGTGTAAATAAACATTTAGTTATAACTTCTCATTCTCCATTTATCCTTTCAGATTTACCAAAAGGAAATGTTGTTTTTTTACAAAAAGATAATAATGGAAATTGTAAAAATGTAACTGAAGAAACAAACATCGAAACCTTTGGAGCCAATATCCATACACTACTCTCGCATGGCTTTTTTATGAAAGATGGGCTTATGGGCGAGTTTGCGAAAGAGAAAATCAATAAAGCCATCAAATATCTCAATCAAAAAGAACTTACAAAAGAAGAGATAGATTACTGTGAAAACATCATCTCGATTATCGGTGAACCAATCTTAAAACGACAACTTCAAAAGATACTAGACAGTAAACGCTTGGCAAAAATCGACAAAATTGATTCTATACAAAAGCAAATCAAGGTACTTGAAGAAGAATTAAAAAAAGTGAAAAAATGA
- a CDS encoding HNH endonuclease, with the protein MKTNLQLTNHQIKELLTNENIDLLIRQYGVKQTNEDDYKIYDDFRKVWAKKLVALSNVKVCPYCNRNFIVNFSQNGTTVELDHFFPKDDYPYLAISLYNLIPSCHTCNHMKRKKKLKIYPYKESINEYFQFSHKLLKLPYNEENLELLLVKKQNNRKMRKKLNNYNNILQIKSLYENHKDIVIELIQKSVMYNESYIEELMKNYEGTLFKNKEDLLRLIFGGYISDEDLSKRPLSKLTKDILEQLEII; encoded by the coding sequence TTGAAAACTAATTTGCAATTAACAAACCACCAAATTAAAGAACTGCTTACAAATGAGAATATTGACTTACTCATTAGACAATATGGCGTAAAACAAACAAATGAAGATGACTATAAAATCTATGATGATTTTAGAAAAGTTTGGGCTAAAAAATTGGTTGCACTTTCTAATGTAAAAGTCTGCCCTTATTGCAATAGAAATTTCATAGTCAATTTTTCTCAAAATGGGACAACTGTAGAGTTAGACCATTTTTTTCCAAAAGACGATTATCCCTATTTGGCAATTAGCTTATATAATTTAATACCCTCATGCCATACATGTAATCATATGAAACGCAAGAAAAAACTCAAAATATACCCATACAAAGAATCCATCAATGAGTATTTTCAATTTTCTCATAAACTTTTAAAACTACCCTATAATGAAGAAAATTTGGAATTGTTACTTGTAAAAAAACAAAATAATAGAAAAATGAGAAAAAAACTCAATAATTATAATAATATTTTACAGATTAAGTCTTTATATGAAAACCACAAAGACATCGTCATAGAACTTATCCAAAAATCCGTGATGTACAACGAAAGTTACATCGAAGAGTTGATGAAAAACTACGAGGGAACGCTCTTTAAAAACAAAGAAGATTTACTGCGTTTGATTTTTGGTGGCTACATCAGCGATGAAGATTTGAGCAAACGTCCACTTTCTAAACTCACCAAAGATATTTTAGAGCAGTTGGAGATTATCTAA
- a CDS encoding NUDIX domain-containing protein, with protein sequence MKHTIEVLKVEECISSEYIKPKSMYYLHNSIEKRWDIVDTHNSVAILLYHKTLDSFVFVKQFRPSIYIKNQDGFTYELCAGIVDKDKSLIEIAKEEVLEETGYDVPLEKLEKISSFYTAVGFAGGRQTLYYAVLDDSMKVSDGGGIEDENIEVIYLKREETLEFMFDERIATTSGLMFALMWYFRTYEK encoded by the coding sequence ATGAAACATACCATTGAGGTACTTAAAGTAGAAGAGTGCATCAGTTCTGAATATATCAAACCTAAAAGTATGTATTATTTGCACAACAGTATTGAAAAGCGCTGGGACATCGTCGATACGCACAACAGCGTTGCCATTTTACTCTACCATAAAACGCTCGATAGCTTTGTGTTTGTGAAACAGTTTCGCCCCTCAATTTATATTAAAAATCAAGATGGTTTCACTTACGAGTTGTGCGCTGGCATCGTCGATAAAGACAAAAGTCTCATCGAAATCGCCAAAGAAGAGGTTTTAGAAGAGACGGGCTACGATGTTCCGCTTGAAAAGTTAGAGAAAATCTCTTCCTTTTACACCGCTGTTGGCTTCGCTGGTGGCAGACAAACGCTTTACTACGCCGTACTCGATGATAGCATGAAAGTAAGTGATGGTGGTGGCATAGAAGATGAAAACATCGAAGTTATTTACCTCAAACGTGAAGAAACGCTAGAATTTATGTTTGATGAGCGCATCGCCACAACTTCAGGCTTGATGTTTGCGCTTATGTGGTACTTTAGGACGTATGAGAAATAG
- the corA gene encoding magnesium/cobalt transporter CorA, translating to MIRCFFRNSNKLEVITDFNDFYEDEDKKDKVVWLDMLLPTHAEISFVEETFGIDFPTKQESEEIETSSRYWEEDKKIEINSFFLISNEEGAHNETVSFILQGNLLISIRYKELRAFEEFSKRFFYAPREFKNGYYIFSQLLDIRIDADADIIEKLSKDITRLRKHVFTDYANDDEEILEKISALEDLNMNIRENLTDKQRILTSFLKSTKYDDSSLRGDIVIMLKDIKSLIDYTEFNFERLDYLQNIFIGVLSIEQNKVIKIFTIVNVIFLPPTLIASIYGMNFKIMPELDWSYGYAFSLALMVISAITPIAIFKKKGWI from the coding sequence ATGATACGATGTTTTTTTAGAAACAGCAATAAACTAGAGGTTATTACCGATTTTAATGATTTTTATGAGGATGAAGATAAAAAAGATAAAGTGGTTTGGTTGGATATGCTTTTGCCAACCCATGCAGAGATTAGTTTTGTGGAAGAGACCTTTGGCATAGATTTTCCTACCAAACAAGAGAGTGAAGAGATTGAGACGAGTTCGAGGTATTGGGAAGAAGACAAAAAAATCGAAATCAACAGTTTCTTTTTGATCAGCAATGAAGAGGGTGCGCACAACGAAACGGTTTCGTTTATCTTGCAGGGCAATTTGCTCATCTCCATTCGTTATAAAGAGCTTCGTGCCTTTGAAGAGTTTAGCAAACGTTTTTTTTACGCTCCACGAGAGTTTAAAAATGGCTACTATATCTTTTCACAACTCTTAGACATTCGTATTGATGCGGATGCGGACATCATCGAAAAGCTCTCTAAAGACATCACACGCTTGCGAAAACACGTTTTTACAGACTACGCCAACGACGATGAAGAAATCTTGGAAAAAATCTCCGCTTTGGAAGATTTGAACATGAATATCAGAGAAAACTTGACCGATAAACAGCGCATTCTAACCTCGTTTTTAAAATCAACCAAATACGATGACAGCTCTTTAAGGGGCGATATTGTCATCATGCTTAAGGATATTAAGTCTTTGATTGATTACACGGAGTTTAACTTTGAGCGGCTTGATTATTTGCAAAATATCTTTATCGGTGTTTTGAGCATTGAACAAAATAAAGTCATCAAAATCTTTACCATCGTGAATGTTATCTTCCTTCCTCCAACCCTCATCGCGAGTATTTACGGGATGAACTTCAAAATTATGCCTGAGCTCGATTGGAGTTATGGCTATGCCTTTTCACTCGCACTCATGGTCATCTCAGCGATAACCCCGATAGCGATTTTCAAGAAAAAAGGGTGGATTTGA
- a CDS encoding peptidoglycan DD-metalloendopeptidase family protein, translated as MIKWVYLWLVFLSFSCASYLEELKWPKGETFLTFLEKNQLPLKIYYTLDKEEQELAAEIIAGVKYQVLKSEDHQLEQVLIPIGEELQMHLKKVNNEFVMEITPIVVQEEKRSLAIEIQNSPYLDIISATNNYGLANEFAQSFKGGVNLRNLQKGDKLVLLFQQKRRLGKPFGSTKIDVSMLETAKKQHYIFYYKENYYNQKGEELDSFLLTKPVNYTRISSVFTQKRWHPVLKKYRAHLGIDYAAPTGTPVRSAGNGKVIFVGTKGGYGKTIEVAHDSSYKTLYAHLNGFAKGVRGGQGIKQGQVIGYVGNTGMSTGPHLHFGLYRSNVAINPASVVKMAKSALGGKELKEFMRYSEDLKQQVQVALQNNELPLKEENFDAFYPLEKIQS; from the coding sequence ATGATTAAATGGGTCTATTTATGGTTGGTTTTTCTTTCGTTTTCGTGCGCATCTTACCTTGAAGAGTTAAAATGGCCAAAAGGTGAAACATTTTTAACCTTTTTAGAGAAAAATCAATTACCACTTAAGATTTACTATACCTTAGATAAGGAAGAGCAAGAACTTGCCGCAGAAATTATTGCAGGGGTTAAATATCAGGTTTTAAAGAGTGAAGATCATCAGTTAGAACAGGTGCTTATTCCTATTGGTGAAGAGTTGCAAATGCATCTTAAAAAAGTGAATAATGAATTTGTGATGGAAATAACGCCTATTGTTGTTCAAGAAGAGAAGCGCTCTCTTGCTATTGAAATTCAAAATTCCCCTTACCTTGACATTATAAGTGCTACCAATAATTATGGTTTAGCCAATGAGTTTGCCCAATCGTTTAAAGGGGGTGTTAACCTTCGTAATTTACAAAAAGGGGATAAGCTGGTTCTTTTATTTCAGCAAAAGCGTCGTTTGGGAAAACCTTTTGGTTCCACGAAGATTGATGTTTCTATGCTCGAAACCGCTAAAAAGCAGCACTATATTTTTTATTACAAAGAGAATTATTACAACCAAAAAGGTGAAGAGCTGGATAGCTTTTTACTCACCAAACCCGTAAACTATACCCGCATCTCTTCGGTCTTTACCCAAAAGCGCTGGCATCCTGTTTTGAAAAAATACCGTGCGCATTTAGGGATTGATTATGCGGCACCTACAGGCACACCTGTGCGTTCGGCAGGCAATGGAAAAGTTATTTTTGTAGGTACTAAAGGTGGTTATGGAAAAACCATCGAAGTTGCTCACGATAGCAGTTACAAAACGCTCTATGCCCATCTAAATGGTTTTGCTAAAGGTGTGCGAGGGGGACAGGGTATTAAGCAAGGGCAAGTGATTGGTTATGTGGGAAATACAGGAATGAGTACTGGACCGCATTTGCATTTTGGTTTATACCGAAGCAATGTTGCCATTAACCCTGCAAGTGTTGTAAAAATGGCTAAAAGTGCCCTAGGTGGCAAAGAATTGAAAGAGTTTATGCGTTATAGCGAAGATTTGAAACAGCAAGTTCAAGTAGCGTTGCAAAACAATGAACTTCCTTTGAAAGAGGAAAATTTTGATGCCTTTTATCCGTTAGAAAAAATCCAAAGTTAA
- a CDS encoding plasminogen-binding N-terminal domain-containing protein — MKKLCLLFCLCVFSAFAQAQTPFVAYKTPVLESNDKHLVIADSPLFVLGASGIVRHAFDEKTSSIIARVDVIAKDGVNATLRVEKFEMLSQMAFPEAGIKPMKGDEVTLNYLYDRALIVTPNQETYRDVTKRYSMITWVHPDLIATHLAKLYRPNPDKKLFQEMCYQNTASLIFFAIQSKGYFVDCHNFNTIYTTDIQENANTMLPFYSRIGKVESSWFSWGSSEIKDYTSYYSSLIGK; from the coding sequence TTGAAGAAATTATGCTTACTTTTTTGTCTGTGTGTATTTAGCGCTTTTGCTCAAGCGCAAACACCCTTTGTGGCATACAAAACACCTGTTTTAGAGTCCAATGATAAACACCTTGTCATTGCGGATTCACCTCTGTTTGTTTTAGGAGCCAGTGGTATTGTCAGACACGCTTTTGATGAGAAAACCTCTAGCATCATTGCACGTGTGGATGTTATTGCTAAAGATGGTGTCAACGCAACCTTGCGTGTAGAAAAGTTTGAAATGCTTTCACAAATGGCATTTCCAGAAGCAGGCATAAAACCCATGAAAGGCGATGAAGTCACCCTAAACTATCTTTACGATAGAGCCTTAATCGTTACTCCAAATCAAGAAACCTACAGAGATGTTACAAAGCGCTACTCCATGATTACATGGGTGCATCCTGATTTAATCGCAACCCATTTAGCAAAATTGTACCGCCCAAATCCCGATAAAAAACTGTTTCAAGAGATGTGCTATCAAAATACCGCTTCACTGATCTTTTTTGCGATTCAATCAAAAGGTTACTTTGTAGATTGCCATAATTTCAACACCATTTACACCACCGACATTCAAGAAAACGCAAACACGATGCTCCCTTTTTACTCTCGTATTGGCAAGGTTGAAAGCTCATGGTTTAGTTGGGGAAGTTCTGAAATTAAAGATTACACCAGTTATTACAGCTCACTTATTGGAAAATAG
- a CDS encoding FAD-linked oxidase C-terminal domain-containing protein — protein sequence MEAKHIDYFKRILGAENVYDDKAHLIAYCYDATRTRYEPDAVLFPRDENDVSAILKYCNEHRIIITPRGAGSGFTGGSLPANGGIILAFEKHMNKILEIDMENMVAVVQPGVINMALQKAVEAQGLFYPPDPASEEYSTIGGNVSENAGGMRAAKYGITKDYVMALRAVLPNGEIIRAGKRTIKDVAGYNIAGILIASEGTLAVITEITLKLIAKPKMSQTAMGIFPSVEDAMNAVYKTMAAGVTPVAMEFLDNLSIKAVEQKYNKGLPKDAGAILITDVDGNSQEELSTQLDVIEKAFEQNGGTGFKRAQNAEESKNLWFARRNASQCINIYGSKKLNEDITVPRSKLPALLKAIGEISQKYNVTVPCFGHTGDGNVHTNVMVDGSDAKQLEIGHHAIEEIFKATVELGGTLSGEHGIGLSKAPFMHLAFSDAEMELFRSIKKAFDPNNILNPSKMGL from the coding sequence ATGGAAGCAAAGCATATTGATTATTTTAAACGCATTTTAGGCGCAGAAAATGTTTACGACGATAAAGCCCATCTCATTGCCTACTGTTACGATGCAACCCGTACACGCTATGAGCCAGATGCCGTGCTTTTTCCTCGTGATGAAAACGATGTCAGTGCCATTTTAAAATACTGCAATGAACATCGCATTATTATCACACCACGAGGGGCTGGAAGTGGTTTTACAGGAGGCTCACTGCCTGCTAATGGTGGCATTATTTTAGCGTTTGAAAAACATATGAACAAAATCCTTGAAATTGATATGGAAAATATGGTCGCTGTGGTTCAACCAGGTGTCATTAATATGGCATTGCAAAAAGCCGTTGAAGCACAAGGACTTTTTTATCCGCCCGATCCTGCCAGTGAAGAGTACTCAACCATTGGAGGCAATGTCAGTGAAAACGCAGGCGGTATGCGTGCAGCAAAATACGGCATTACGAAAGATTATGTTATGGCACTTCGTGCGGTACTGCCAAATGGTGAGATTATTCGAGCGGGAAAACGCACCATTAAAGATGTTGCAGGTTATAACATTGCAGGAATTCTGATTGCCAGTGAGGGAACCTTAGCGGTTATTACGGAAATCACCCTCAAACTCATTGCAAAGCCTAAGATGTCACAAACAGCCATGGGCATTTTTCCCAGTGTTGAAGATGCGATGAATGCGGTGTATAAAACGATGGCAGCAGGTGTAACGCCTGTAGCCATGGAGTTTTTAGACAACCTCTCCATTAAGGCCGTTGAGCAAAAGTACAACAAGGGTTTACCTAAAGATGCAGGGGCTATTTTGATTACCGATGTGGATGGTAACTCCCAAGAAGAGTTAAGCACACAATTGGATGTTATTGAAAAAGCTTTTGAGCAAAATGGAGGGACGGGCTTTAAACGAGCGCAAAACGCTGAAGAGTCTAAAAATCTTTGGTTTGCAAGACGTAATGCAAGCCAATGCATTAATATCTATGGCAGTAAAAAACTGAACGAAGATATTACCGTACCTCGTAGTAAACTCCCTGCTCTTTTAAAAGCCATTGGCGAAATTTCTCAAAAATACAATGTAACGGTTCCTTGTTTTGGTCACACGGGTGATGGCAATGTACACACCAATGTTATGGTGGACGGAAGCGATGCTAAACAACTTGAAATTGGACACCATGCCATTGAAGAGATTTTTAAAGCAACCGTAGAACTAGGCGGAACCCTAAGCGGTGAACACGGTATAGGACTAAGTAAAGCCCCTTTTATGCATTTAGCCTTTAGCGATGCTGAAATGGAGCTCTTTCGCTCTATTAAAAAAGCCTTTGACCCCAACAATATTTTAAATCCCTCAAAAATGGGGCTTTAG
- a CDS encoding YihY family inner membrane protein gives MLSAKECVEFLKKLRDVELAHYASSLSFHTILALIPILLITFSLFTKLPIFEVYYEKLQGFIFSSLIPTQQDVMIHYLHNFIDNTGNMGVVGLIFVLYISVMFFLDYEKIVSKIFETKARSFWEALTTYWTLVTLMPLGLIIFFYASTVVQTFLTQNEVTNSINLVRFSPYFIIWLLYFVMYSVSVKIKIHLNSVLLSSFIASLCWYISKTLFVFYVSYNQTYLSIYGSFSILLFFFIWIYFSWFIYLYGLKLCFLFNEKESEKRKSQTPIEG, from the coding sequence GTGTTAAGCGCTAAAGAGTGTGTGGAATTTTTAAAAAAATTACGAGACGTAGAGCTTGCGCATTACGCCTCTTCTTTGAGTTTTCACACCATCTTAGCGCTCATTCCTATTTTATTGATTACCTTTAGCCTTTTTACCAAATTGCCTATTTTTGAAGTCTATTATGAAAAGTTGCAAGGCTTTATTTTTAGCTCACTTATTCCTACCCAACAAGACGTGATGATTCACTATCTGCACAATTTTATAGACAATACGGGAAATATGGGTGTGGTTGGACTTATTTTTGTGCTTTACATTTCTGTAATGTTCTTTTTAGATTATGAAAAAATTGTGAGTAAAATTTTTGAAACCAAAGCACGCAGTTTTTGGGAAGCACTCACAACCTATTGGACATTGGTTACACTTATGCCTTTAGGGCTTATTATCTTTTTTTACGCATCCACTGTTGTACAAACTTTTCTCACCCAAAATGAAGTTACAAACTCCATAAATCTTGTGAGATTTTCACCCTATTTTATTATTTGGCTTCTTTATTTTGTGATGTACAGTGTCTCCGTAAAAATAAAAATTCATCTCAACAGTGTCCTTCTTTCTTCGTTTATTGCTTCGTTGTGTTGGTACATTTCTAAAACCTTATTTGTCTTTTATGTCAGCTACAATCAAACCTATCTTAGTATTTATGGCTCTTTTAGCATTTTACTCTTCTTTTTTATATGGATTTATTTTTCATGGTTTATCTATTTGTACGGCTTAAAACTCTGCTTCTTATTCAATGAAAAAGAGAGCGAAAAACGAAAAAGCCAAACACCCATAGAGGGCTAA
- a CDS encoding ComEC/Rec2 family competence protein: MLSSPPLLANKKELFVLLLAVGCVALFSLSFQYYHFLEFRKSPLHVSMATVLNHYTKTNAKGRTYDVFKLRLDGSGAEVYTTSFRISSIPLKSRVKVKLKVDKVSFYDYLKGFFAPSLALYEIYEDDPPWDVRPLYQWVDEQHENEKMAEVYKTLFFATPISKELRDEVQKWGISHLVAISGYNVGVISFLLFFFLKPLYRFFQNRYFPYRNIDADLSCVVFVVLFVYMVIIDFIAPFLRAFVMSLVGFFFYSRGIKVLSFEMLGLITITLLALFPSLLFSLSFWLSIAGVFYLFLFLHHFEGMNRWVLLGIIDLGVFLLMVPIVHTFFPVFTFLQLTSPLSSLVFVGFYPLGLLLHALQIGDSLDTWVLAFLHVKTHSYMLHIPWWILIGYVGVSLLAIRYKLALYGCLAFSFFALFFIE, encoded by the coding sequence ATGCTTTCCTCTCCACCACTTTTAGCAAACAAAAAAGAGCTTTTTGTTTTGCTTTTAGCGGTGGGATGCGTGGCACTTTTCTCCCTTAGTTTTCAGTATTACCATTTTTTAGAATTTCGAAAAAGCCCTTTACATGTAAGCATGGCAACAGTACTTAATCATTACACCAAAACCAATGCAAAAGGGCGCACGTACGATGTTTTTAAGCTTAGGCTTGATGGCAGTGGAGCAGAGGTGTATACAACATCGTTTCGTATCTCATCTATTCCTCTTAAAAGCCGTGTTAAGGTAAAACTAAAGGTCGATAAGGTGAGCTTTTATGACTACCTTAAAGGTTTTTTTGCTCCCTCTTTAGCACTGTATGAAATCTATGAAGACGACCCACCTTGGGATGTACGCCCCTTATATCAGTGGGTGGATGAGCAACATGAAAATGAAAAAATGGCAGAAGTGTATAAAACCCTTTTTTTTGCCACGCCCATTTCAAAAGAGCTTCGTGATGAGGTGCAAAAGTGGGGTATTTCGCATTTGGTTGCGATTAGTGGATACAATGTAGGGGTTATCTCATTTTTACTCTTCTTTTTTCTTAAACCTCTGTACCGTTTTTTTCAAAATCGCTATTTTCCTTATCGCAATATAGATGCAGATTTGAGTTGTGTGGTGTTTGTCGTTTTGTTTGTTTATATGGTCATCATAGATTTTATTGCACCATTCTTGAGGGCATTTGTGATGAGTTTAGTAGGGTTTTTCTTTTATTCCAGAGGGATAAAAGTGCTCAGTTTTGAGATGCTTGGTCTTATTACAATAACGCTTTTAGCGCTTTTCCCTTCACTTCTTTTTTCCCTCTCTTTTTGGCTCTCTATTGCAGGGGTTTTTTATCTTTTTTTATTTTTACACCATTTTGAGGGGATGAATCGTTGGGTTTTGTTGGGGATCATTGATTTGGGTGTATTTTTGCTGATGGTGCCTATCGTGCATACGTTTTTTCCTGTTTTTACCTTTTTACAACTCACTTCTCCTCTTTCTAGTTTGGTGTTTGTTGGCTTTTATCCTTTGGGACTTTTGTTACACGCCTTGCAGATCGGTGATAGTTTAGATACGTGGGTACTTGCCTTTTTACATGTAAAGACACACAGTTATATGCTTCATATTCCGTGGTGGATACTCATAGGTTATGTGGGTGTTTCTCTCTTAGCGATACGTTATAAATTAGCCCTCTATGGGTGTTTGGCTTTTTCGTTTTTCGCTCTCTTTTTCATTGAATAA